A window of the Podospora bellae-mahoneyi strain CBS 112042 chromosome 6, whole genome shotgun sequence genome harbors these coding sequences:
- a CDS encoding hypothetical protein (EggNog:ENOG503Q39P; BUSCO:EOG09265313; COG:S), whose product MSPNPYLLAADNPQALLELLRETPSIAVSQDAHGYSLVHAAASYNHFDLLRSLINEFKVPVDIKDEDGETALFVVETVEAARILVEELKLDTKITNDEGQTAREKIEAEEEFPEVAEYLAGLEGANGVANGTELPPAPQGLRVTVGTMDEAEAGEQQPDPEFRRRIEELAARDDIHTPEGQAALRQLVEEAIGGEGLAEERSVRPRQD is encoded by the coding sequence ATGTCCCCTAACCCCtacctcctcgccgccgacaacCCGCAGgccctccttgagctcctccgcGAGACCCCCTCCATTGCCGTGAGCCAGGACGCGCACGGATACTCTCTCGTACACGCTGCCGCCAGTTACAACCATTTCGACCTCCTCCGGAGCTTGATCAACGAATTCAAGGTCCCAGTCGATATCAAAGACGAAGATGGCGAAACAGCCTTGTTTGTGGTTGAAACAGTGGAAGCAGCTCGCATCCTAGTCGAAGAGCTGAAGCTCGACACCAAGATCACAAACGACGAAGGCCAAACCGCCAGAGAAAAGAtcgaggctgaagaagaatTCCCAGAGGTTGCCGAGTATCTCGCTGGTTTAGAGGGCGCCAACGGGGTAGCTAATGGCACAGAATTGCCGCCTGCGCCCCAAGGGTTGAGGGTTACTGTTGGTACAATGGATGAGGCCGAGGCGGGcgaacaacaaccagaccCTGAGTTCAGGAGAAGGATAGAGGAGCTGGCGGCCAGAGACGATATCCACACACCTGAGGGCCAAGCAGCTTTGCGCCAGcttgttgaggaagccattggtggagagggcctGGCTGAGGAGAGAAGTGTCCGCCCGAGACAGGACTAA